AACCTCAGACTAGCACAGATACGCAACCCCCCTTAACCGTAACCATCTTTAGAAGGCTGACTTGGAGACTTAACAGCCTGAGTTTGTAAAGGCTTTTGTGAGAAAACGTTGTGTCAAACAGCTCGACAACTCGTCTTCCTTACAAATATGCAACCAGCCGTTTCGGCTACACTTGCGTCAGCTTCGCTCATCTGACCCTACGTACACCTCCTGACTCTTGGTCGCAAACCTATTGCAGAAAAATCCGAATCATGCTAGGGTGAATGCAGCAAGCTGTACGTACTGGTGATTCCGATGCCTTTCCAATAGCAGTCGGCGTCCCCGAGTAACCCTTTCTTTGGTTTACAAGGTCGTGTAATTGCGACGGAAGGGGGTGGGAAAGTAGTCAATTCGTTCGGTTCCGAAATTGCAGTAGCCCGCTATGTGTCAATCCTGGTAGAACCGGAATTCAGTAACATGCATTGCTTTGAGCTTTGCGCAAGGAAGGAATTCCTAGATGAAAAAGCGTGGTTTTACTCTCATTGAGCTTCTTGTAGTGATTGCTATCATTGGCATACTTGCAGCCATCTTGCTTCCGGCGTTAGCTCGGGCCCGCGAAGCGGCACGCCGCGCGAGCTGCCAAAACAACCTCAAACAAATGGGTCTCGTTTTCAAGATGTACGCCAACGAGTCCAAGGGCGAGAAGTATCCCACAAACCAGAAGTGGGGACGGACCGCAGTCCCTGGTACTTGCGTCGCGAGCAACTTCAAGGCAATTTGCGATGGTGTGGACATCTTTCCGGAATACTTGACCGACGTCAATATTCTCGAATGTCCATCTGATGCCAGCTACGATAGAGAGCTGGACGAATTCAGCACGGCCGGTCAACCCGATCCCTGCGCTTTTGACGCGCGTTCCTACATCTACATCGGCTGGTTAATTTCGCCGCAGAAGGCCATGCTTGATCCGACACAGGAAAACGATGCTGCTCTCACCCCTGACGCTAGTGTCTTGGCCTACATGACCCCAGATGCGCAAGACAGCCTACTTGACCTGCTTACAGGCTCACAAACCTGGGAAACCGGTGGTGTAGACGCATCCGTTTATCAGGATGACCTGGGAATCTTCCCGCGCCTGAGGGAAGGCATCGAGCGTTTCTTGATCTCCGACATCAACAACCCGGCCGCCTCCGCGAAGGCCCAGAGCGAAATCTTCGTGATGACCGACGACATCAGCGGCGACAACTCAGGCAATTTCAACCACGTACCTGGCGGTGGTAACGTCCTTTATATGGACGGCCACGTGTCCTTCATCAAGTACCCGGGCGAGACCCCCTTCTCTCGTTTCTGGTCTTGCTTCATTTCGTACGCGCTTAGCGCACTGTAATCGGCCTGACCCAACACAACAAAAAGCGGGACGTCCCATTGGGGCGTCCCGCTCTGCATTCCTTCAGAACTTTACCTCAGCGAGCCCGAATCAGGCACCACCAGCATATGGCGTCGCTCCAGACTTGATCGCCTTGTTTACCGTCGCGGTTATGTCGCTTGCCTTCATACCGCACGCCAGGCACTCCGCAACGGCATCCCGGAGATGTTCGGCAACCATTGGTAACGTCTTGCGCAACGCAATTTGCTTGGCGCCCGCAGCCACCATGACTCCTACTCCACGGCGCGTACGCAGCAATCCCATAATCTCCAAATCGCGATATGCCTTGTTAACTGTATTCGGATTAACTGACACCATTTCAGACATGTCGCGCCCAGAAGGAATCGCTTCTCCTTCTGCAAGCTTTCCGGACGCGATAGCAAACATGAGTTGATTTTCGATTTGTGTGTAAACGGCCAGCGGTCCGTCCACATTAACGGAAAACTGCATTCCATCCGTCATTCAAACTTCCTCCAAGCCCCATTCTCGCGGTACATAGCGGCACTCCTATAATACGCACATTTATAATATCCAAGGTATATGGATCGATTCAAGTCATCGAGTCGATTCACCCTCGAAAAAAGTGGCCAGCGCTCCTCTGAATCTGCCGTCGAATCACGACATTTCGTGCCGAGTCACCGGCGGCTAA
The nucleotide sequence above comes from Candidatus Hydrogenedentota bacterium. Encoded proteins:
- a CDS encoding DUF1559 domain-containing protein, whose protein sequence is MKKRGFTLIELLVVIAIIGILAAILLPALARAREAARRASCQNNLKQMGLVFKMYANESKGEKYPTNQKWGRTAVPGTCVASNFKAICDGVDIFPEYLTDVNILECPSDASYDRELDEFSTAGQPDPCAFDARSYIYIGWLISPQKAMLDPTQENDAALTPDASVLAYMTPDAQDSLLDLLTGSQTWETGGVDASVYQDDLGIFPRLREGIERFLISDINNPAASAKAQSEIFVMTDDISGDNSGNFNHVPGGGNVLYMDGHVSFIKYPGETPFSRFWSCFISYALSAL
- a CDS encoding GntR family transcriptional regulator, with product MTDGMQFSVNVDGPLAVYTQIENQLMFAIASGKLAEGEAIPSGRDMSEMVSVNPNTVNKAYRDLEIMGLLRTRRGVGVMVAAGAKQIALRKTLPMVAEHLRDAVAECLACGMKASDITATVNKAIKSGATPYAGGA